The sequence below is a genomic window from Neomicrococcus aestuarii.
TCTGGTACTGCGTCATGTGGGCTGCTGCCTCCTCTGACTTGATTGCAACTCACTTCCACGTGGCACTGAATGACGTCACCTACTGGTTGCGTGCCCTCTTCTTCTTGGGCCCCATCCTTGGTTTCATCATCACTCGCCGTATCTGCCTCTCGCTGCAGCGCAAGGATCGCGAGATCGTCTTGCACGGTCGCGAAGCCGGCATCATCGAGATGTCCCCAGTTGGCGGATACTCCGAGCGTCACGAGTACCTGGATGAGTACAAGCGTTACAAGTTGGTTGCTTGGGAGTCGCCAGACGTTATCCCTGCACTGCCAAACGAGCAGGGCAAGGTCACGTTCTGGGAGAAGCAGCGTGGAAAACTTTCCCGCTTGTTCTTCGAAGACCGCGTTGCTCCAGTGACGCCACGCGAGCTTGAAGAAGCTATGGCTCACGGTCACCACGCAGTTGAAGGCGACAGCTACTCGGCTAAAGAGCTGAAGCACTAAGCCTTCATACAGCTAAGGGTCTGCCCCTCACGAATTAACTTTCGTGAGGGGCAGACCCTTTTTGCGTTCCACATATGCGGTCCACTCCCCTACGCTTCTGCAAGTCCGGTGCCCGCCAAACCTCAGCTGACCACCAGTGCCAAGCACCAGTACCAACTAGATGTTCGCCGGCAGTGCCCGACCACTAGCACCAACCAGAAGGTCGTCCATAGATGCCAGGTACAGGGTTTGTTGTACCCAAGAGATTTGCCAGAGTGATCGGGTGACTGTGAGGCGCGAGGCCGTCCTCATGCACCAAATGCTAGCTGTGGGCTGGTGAGGTTGTATTCGGCCATAATCTGCTGACGCTGACTTCATGCCTCTACTGCCGGGCGGCAGCGCATGTGCTCTTCTGGCGGGACAGCTAGCAGTAGGGTTCGGTCGAAGTAGGACGAGGTAGGATTTAGGGGCGACCGGGAGCCGCTCGACGTGAACTCGTGCGCACTCGCTCCAGCGGTACCCAGAGCTTGTAACGATCGGCCCGGTACAAGGACACCGAGTAGTCCATCAGCTCTTGACCTACGAAGGCGTGCCTTTGGATGCGCATAAGAGGGACGCCGACGTCTATGCCCAGTAGACGCGCTTCTGAGGGGCTAGCAGCTGTTGCTTCGACTTGATCCTCGCCCCACTGCATCACAATCCCGTAGCGGACCTCTAGGAGGTTGTACAGAGACGATGGCGCCGGCTCGTCCAAGATGCCTGGGACGTACTTGGCGGGCAGATAGTTCTCATCGAGGCTCATCGGCTCTCCATCGGCCAGTAGAAGGCGCTGGAGGCGAATTACTGGTTCACCCTCGCTGAGTTCCATTTCTCGTGCGAGATGAGCATTTGCGGCCCGCTCATCGAAATAGAGGAGTCTGGACGTTGGGACCATGCCTCGTCGCTGCATTTCCTCCGAGTAGGAGGTCAATCGTGCGTGGAGATCCACTTTGGGACGCGAAACAAACGTTCCGACGCCAACAACTCGCTCCAGCACGCCCTCTTCAACGAGAGAGTCGATGGCCCGACGAACCGTCATGCGGGCAACCTCGAAGCGCTGGCTCAAGTCGCGCTCGGATGGAATGGGATCTCGGCTGTTGGGATGGTTGTCCGCCATTTGCTTCAGTTCCAGACGAATTCGTTGATACTTCGGCAGTGACGATGGCATGCGACCATCTTAGAGCTTCGACTGAAGCGTCACCGGTGTTGTCGTTCGGGTTTGAGCGAAGTAGGCGTTGCGCTTCAATCAGAGGTCGTCGATTGGCCCGCCGCAACTCCAGCTAGATGTCAAAGCTTCACATGACCAATATGAGGCCAGTTCAATACAACCCACCCCTATGCGAGTACGGATTGCGACGAGAAAACGCACTGGAGTTGTAGAAATTTGGCCGCACTGTTGGGAGAGGACAAGTGCGTCGGAGGGTGACGAGTGGATGAGCGGCAGGCGACGAGCCATTGGTGGGCAGGTGATGTGCCGGCGATTGGCGGACGGTGGTTCGAAGCGAATGATTCTCGGTGACTTAGTCATTGGTGATCGATTCTCGGAGAAGGAAGCCAAGAGTGGACACAAAAAAGGTCTGGCCCTTCCTGAAACAACAGGAAGGGCCAGACCTTTTAGCTAGAGCTTAGTGGGCGTGATCGCCGCGGCTGTACTCGTAGACCCACCCGATCAGGGCGACTACTGCCAGTCCGGCACCGATGTACGTTACCCAGAAGCCAACTGCGAGTCCCAAGAACCCGATAGCAGCTGCACCGGCAAGAACCAGTGGCCACCAACTCCAGGGGCTGAACGAGCCAACCACACCAGAGTTCTCGTGGATTTCGCCATCGTTACGGTCTTCGGGGCGGGGGCCAACACTCTTTGCGGTCTTCTGCAAGTAGAAGCCGATGAATGCCGACATGATCGCGACCATCAAGATGGCTGGGAAGCCAACCCATTCGTTGAATCCGGTGAGGAAACCGTAAACGATTCCTACTGGAAGGAAGAATGCCGCTCCACCGAGGAAGATGCCAGTTTCAACTTTCATTAGCGCTTATCCCCTTGGTCAGCCGGGCCGAAGATCTTCGCTGCGGCAGTGGTTGGAGTCGTCCGGAATGCGGACAATTCAGGATGGTGCAGATCCAACGCAGGACGCTCGGAGCGGATACGTGGGATCGAGTGGAAGTTGTGACGTGGCGGTGGGCAAGACGTTGCCCACTCGAGCGAAGCGCCGAAGCCCCATGGGTCATCAACTTCAACCTTGCGGCCGTTGCGAGCCGTGATGAAC
It includes:
- a CDS encoding GntR family transcriptional regulator, which translates into the protein MPSSLPKYQRIRLELKQMADNHPNSRDPIPSERDLSQRFEVARMTVRRAIDSLVEEGVLERVVGVGTFVSRPKVDLHARLTSYSEEMQRRGMVPTSRLLYFDERAANAHLAREMELSEGEPVIRLQRLLLADGEPMSLDENYLPAKYVPGILDEPAPSSLYNLLEVRYGIVMQWGEDQVEATAASPSEARLLGIDVGVPLMRIQRHAFVGQELMDYSVSLYRADRYKLWVPLERVRTSSRRAAPGRP
- a CDS encoding cytochrome c oxidase subunit 4 translates to MKVETGIFLGGAAFFLPVGIVYGFLTGFNEWVGFPAILMVAIMSAFIGFYLQKTAKSVGPRPEDRNDGEIHENSGVVGSFSPWSWWPLVLAGAAAIGFLGLAVGFWVTYIGAGLAVVALIGWVYEYSRGDHAH